The proteins below are encoded in one region of Holophagaceae bacterium:
- a CDS encoding fatty acid desaturase — MKQKIPLTVVSVSFVLLHLACLAVFFVAFSWWAVLIGVALYLVRMFAVTAGYHRYFAHRTYRLNRFNQFAMAFVAQTSAQKGVLWWAAHHRDHHRFSDTEQDIHSPIARSFWWSHVGWVLSDKFDDYNQHNIRDFGKYPELRFISAYHWICPWLLGTAVFALGHFTGIGGWSALVWGFVLSTVLLFHGTFSINSLSHLWGTRRFNTGDHSRNNFMLALITLGEGWHNNHHHFMNACRQGIKWWEIDLTFYFLKMMSWVRIVQDIRPYPESAQVATEL; from the coding sequence ATGAAGCAGAAGATCCCCCTCACGGTCGTCAGTGTTTCCTTTGTGCTGCTGCACCTTGCCTGCCTGGCGGTGTTCTTCGTGGCCTTCAGCTGGTGGGCGGTGCTCATCGGCGTGGCGCTCTACCTGGTGCGCATGTTCGCGGTGACGGCGGGCTACCACCGCTATTTCGCGCACCGCACCTACCGGTTGAACCGGTTCAACCAGTTCGCCATGGCCTTTGTGGCCCAGACCTCGGCCCAGAAGGGCGTGCTGTGGTGGGCGGCCCACCACCGGGACCACCACCGGTTCTCGGACACAGAACAAGACATCCATTCCCCCATCGCGCGAAGCTTCTGGTGGTCCCATGTGGGTTGGGTCCTCTCGGATAAATTCGACGACTACAACCAGCACAACATCCGCGATTTCGGGAAATATCCCGAGCTCCGGTTCATCAGCGCCTACCACTGGATCTGCCCCTGGCTCCTGGGCACCGCGGTCTTCGCATTGGGCCACTTCACAGGCATCGGCGGGTGGAGCGCGTTGGTCTGGGGCTTCGTGCTGAGCACGGTGCTGCTCTTCCACGGGACCTTCAGCATCAACAGCTTGAGCCACCTCTGGGGCACGCGCCGCTTCAACACTGGCGACCACAGCCGCAACAATTTCATGCTGGCCCTGATCACCCTCGGCGAGGGCTGGCACAACAACCACCACCACTTCATGAACGCCTGCCGCCAGGGCATCAAGTGGTGGGAGATCGATCTGACCTTCTACTTCCTGAAGATGATGAGCTGGGTGCGGATCGTCCAGGACATCCGCCCGTATCCCGAATCCGCCCAGGTGGCGACGGAGCTGTAG
- a CDS encoding histidine--tRNA ligase, with translation MSSSVKGMRDLWGDELRWFQRIEEAVHRVFGAHGYREIRTPILEYTEVFKRSVGDSSDIVNKEMYEFLDKGGRSVTMRPENTAGVVRAMVDHKLLVNNDPQLFYYTGPMFRYERMQAGRYRQFWQIGAESFGVATPESEAESLAMLFDFLQGLGLKSLSLSLNSVGTPESRPAFNAAFRAFFDARADRFCGDCHRRIETNPMRILDCKNPGCQAALEGHPTLVEFLDDASKAHHARLKELLTALDIPFIENPRLVRGLDYYTRTAFEVLSSDLGAQSALLGGGRYDGLVKMLGGPDTPAFGWAIGLDRLAMVLKQLQGEAPFEPAPLLIPLGEAASAKALRLARQWWAAGLHVQLETRGCPLKKSLQSANRMGVKLALILGDGELEKGTVAVKHLDTGEQEEWPLEGVSLKLRSEGTRL, from the coding sequence ATGTCGTCCAGTGTAAAGGGAATGCGGGATCTTTGGGGGGACGAGCTGCGCTGGTTCCAGCGCATCGAGGAAGCCGTGCACCGGGTGTTCGGCGCCCACGGCTACCGCGAGATCCGCACGCCCATCCTGGAATACACCGAAGTCTTCAAGCGCAGCGTCGGAGACAGCTCTGACATCGTGAACAAGGAAATGTACGAATTCCTGGACAAGGGCGGCCGTTCGGTGACCATGCGCCCGGAGAATACCGCCGGCGTGGTCCGCGCCATGGTGGACCACAAGCTCCTGGTGAACAATGACCCGCAGCTTTTCTATTACACAGGGCCCATGTTCCGCTATGAGCGCATGCAGGCTGGCCGCTACCGCCAGTTCTGGCAAATAGGCGCGGAGAGTTTCGGCGTGGCCACCCCGGAATCCGAAGCGGAATCCCTGGCGATGCTCTTCGATTTCCTTCAAGGCCTGGGCCTTAAATCCCTGTCGCTCTCCCTGAATTCCGTGGGCACGCCGGAATCGCGCCCCGCCTTCAACGCAGCCTTCCGAGCCTTCTTTGATGCCCGCGCAGACCGTTTCTGCGGGGACTGCCACCGCCGCATCGAGACCAATCCCATGCGCATCCTGGACTGCAAGAATCCCGGCTGTCAGGCGGCCCTGGAAGGCCATCCCACCCTCGTGGAATTCCTGGATGACGCATCCAAGGCCCACCACGCGCGGCTCAAGGAACTGCTGACGGCCCTCGATATTCCATTCATCGAAAATCCGCGCCTGGTGCGGGGCCTGGACTACTACACGCGCACCGCCTTCGAGGTGCTCAGTTCTGATCTCGGCGCGCAATCGGCGCTGCTGGGGGGCGGCCGCTACGACGGCCTGGTGAAGATGCTCGGCGGCCCCGACACGCCCGCCTTCGGCTGGGCCATCGGCCTGGACCGCCTGGCCATGGTGCTGAAACAGCTTCAGGGCGAAGCGCCTTTCGAGCCCGCCCCCCTACTCATCCCGCTGGGCGAGGCCGCCTCGGCCAAAGCGCTTCGGCTGGCCCGCCAATGGTGGGCCGCAGGCCTCCATGTGCAACTGGAAACCCGCGGCTGCCCCCTGAAGAAGTCGCTCCAGTCCGCCAACCGCATGGGCGTGAAGCTCGCGCTGATTCTAGGCGATGGCGAACTTGAAAAAGGCACCGTGGCCGTCAAGCACCTGGACACGGGCGAACAGGAGGAGTGGCCCCTGGAGGGCGTCTCCTTGAAGCTGCGGAGCGAGGGAACGCGCCTCTAG
- a CDS encoding N-acetylmuramoyl-L-alanine amidase has translation MLPRILLIPFLSLLAWGQSPQTPPPAPRLKIALDAGHGGEDTGAKGSKGLLEKDAALAIVKELKASLGEAGFDVVLVRGDDTFIPLWDRARLANEAGADLFISIHLNAARARAAKGSEVYFLSLDRGDEDAAAVAALENAGAEARPAADANAVVAGILEDMAQKAYLQDSERLAVAVQLQLNRLGGIKERGVKQAPFVVLRGAAMPAVLVESAFISNGKEEARLKDKIFLKKLAATLTSGIRRYFAGAAGTARRRAIATSK, from the coding sequence ATGCTCCCGCGAATCCTGCTCATTCCTTTTCTTAGCCTACTGGCTTGGGGACAAAGTCCCCAAACGCCGCCGCCTGCGCCGCGCCTGAAAATCGCCCTGGATGCGGGCCACGGCGGCGAGGACACCGGGGCCAAGGGCTCCAAAGGGCTGCTCGAAAAGGATGCAGCCCTGGCCATCGTGAAGGAACTGAAGGCCAGCCTGGGCGAGGCGGGCTTCGATGTGGTCCTGGTGCGCGGCGACGATACATTCATCCCCCTGTGGGACCGCGCAAGGCTCGCCAACGAGGCCGGGGCCGACCTCTTCATCAGCATCCACCTGAATGCCGCCCGGGCCCGGGCCGCCAAGGGCTCGGAGGTCTACTTCCTGTCGCTGGACCGCGGGGACGAGGACGCGGCGGCCGTGGCGGCCCTGGAAAACGCTGGCGCCGAGGCCAGGCCGGCCGCGGACGCCAATGCGGTGGTGGCGGGCATCCTGGAGGACATGGCGCAGAAGGCCTACCTGCAGGACTCCGAGCGGCTGGCGGTGGCCGTGCAGCTCCAGCTCAACCGGCTCGGCGGCATCAAGGAACGCGGCGTCAAGCAGGCGCCCTTCGTGGTGCTGCGGGGCGCGGCCATGCCTGCCGTGCTGGTGGAAAGCGCCTTCATCTCCAACGGGAAAGAAGAAGCTCGGCTGAAGGATAAAATCTTCCTCAAGAAGCTAGCCGCCACGCTCACCAGCGGCATCCGCCGCTACTTCGCCGGCGCAGCGGGAACCGCCAGGCGCAGGGCCATCGCCACATCGAAGTGA
- a CDS encoding diguanylate cyclase encodes MLRTLIISILSLTAGLVLAGELPLTEIPAESLGTHAWVMVETGPRLSLNEARSRQREGAFQPGMRPVPTFGIGSRPVWLRLDLTNPTGHSLPFRLSAGTTWIDHVDVYLVQGGQVLADWRTGDAVPTSPGVVPGIGYDFDLVFPTGKSELFLRAETMDPMVLPIELRPAGQAVEREQLSHYGYGFLYGGLLMLLAYNLLLYAGLRESQNLLYSLYLFSFILLSLAYTGHGLAWVWPGHPLFQRYVILVLMVVYGCCGLMFANRFLTLREIAPRVARGVRLFMWAGAALITASVALGDQRAAALAAFSFETIFTIGMVLLGILAVRSKQPSGAIFLLAALFGILGGLTTTLAVWGWVPFNRITYHSVELGVLAEAVILALAIAQYVRGHKQAYLLAKDLAMHDPLTTLLNRRALTDRLEQTIALARRREFDFSLMFVDLDEFKPINDKFGHEAGDWLLCEAAKRMLGCVRASDTVARVGGDEFVVLLSSVEDIEQATLVGEKIRSALAEPFHLKPGKWLSITSSIGVCSYPDHGTSQRELLKACDDAMYLAKARGRNRVVVAELNLAERISSAAQVPSSLGLIIFHWRRAYQIGNPTIDAEHHELFNLVNNLLRTGLATDTQPQAFLASADELIQHVRQHFSSEESVLAAKGYSRLQDHADLHRKLVARAEALRQKIGTGEVGLGDWLQFLANDLVIGHILKEDRQYAGLFEG; translated from the coding sequence ATGTTAAGGACTCTGATCATTTCTATTTTATCCCTGACGGCTGGCTTGGTGTTGGCCGGGGAATTGCCTCTGACGGAGATTCCTGCCGAGTCCTTGGGAACCCATGCCTGGGTGATGGTGGAAACGGGGCCGCGCCTGAGCCTCAATGAAGCGCGTTCCCGGCAGCGTGAAGGGGCCTTCCAGCCGGGTATGCGCCCGGTGCCAACCTTCGGCATCGGGTCCAGGCCCGTTTGGCTGCGGCTTGACCTGACCAATCCTACCGGCCATTCCCTGCCTTTCCGCCTCTCGGCCGGAACAACCTGGATCGACCATGTGGATGTCTACCTGGTGCAGGGTGGCCAGGTGCTTGCCGACTGGCGGACCGGCGACGCCGTGCCGACATCGCCGGGGGTGGTGCCTGGGATCGGGTACGACTTCGACCTGGTTTTCCCGACGGGAAAGAGCGAGCTGTTCCTGCGGGCTGAAACGATGGACCCGATGGTCCTGCCGATCGAGCTCCGGCCGGCTGGACAGGCAGTCGAGCGGGAGCAATTGTCCCATTACGGCTATGGCTTCCTCTATGGCGGGCTGCTGATGCTCCTCGCCTACAACCTGCTGCTGTACGCTGGGCTGCGCGAAAGCCAGAACCTGTTGTATTCGCTGTACCTGTTTTCCTTTATCCTGCTCAGCTTGGCCTACACGGGACACGGCCTAGCTTGGGTCTGGCCAGGCCATCCGCTGTTCCAGCGCTACGTGATCCTGGTCCTGATGGTGGTCTACGGCTGCTGCGGGTTGATGTTCGCCAACCGGTTCCTGACCCTCCGGGAAATTGCGCCCCGGGTGGCCCGCGGGGTCCGCCTTTTCATGTGGGCGGGGGCGGCCCTGATCACGGCATCCGTGGCGCTGGGCGATCAGCGCGCCGCAGCCTTGGCGGCATTCAGCTTTGAAACCATTTTCACTATTGGAATGGTCCTGCTCGGGATCCTGGCGGTGCGGTCTAAACAGCCATCCGGGGCCATTTTTCTTTTGGCCGCGCTGTTCGGGATCCTGGGCGGGCTGACAACCACCCTGGCCGTCTGGGGTTGGGTTCCGTTCAACAGGATCACCTACCACAGCGTGGAGCTTGGCGTGCTCGCGGAGGCGGTCATCCTCGCGCTGGCGATCGCCCAGTACGTTCGCGGCCACAAGCAGGCCTATCTGCTGGCCAAGGATCTTGCGATGCACGACCCGTTGACCACGCTCCTCAATCGCCGCGCTTTGACGGACCGGCTTGAGCAGACCATCGCCTTGGCCAGACGCAGGGAATTCGATTTTTCGCTGATGTTCGTGGACCTCGATGAGTTCAAGCCGATCAACGACAAGTTCGGACACGAGGCCGGCGACTGGCTGTTGTGCGAGGCCGCCAAACGGATGCTCGGATGCGTCCGGGCCTCCGATACGGTCGCGCGGGTCGGCGGAGATGAATTCGTGGTCCTGTTGTCCTCCGTCGAGGACATCGAACAGGCCACGCTGGTCGGGGAGAAAATCCGCAGCGCCCTCGCGGAACCTTTCCATTTGAAGCCGGGCAAGTGGCTGAGCATCACGTCGAGCATCGGCGTGTGCTCATATCCCGATCATGGAACCAGCCAGCGTGAACTGTTGAAAGCCTGCGACGACGCGATGTACCTCGCCAAGGCAAGAGGCCGCAACAGGGTCGTCGTCGCCGAGCTGAACCTGGCTGAACGGATTTCCAGCGCAGCCCAGGTCCCTTCGAGCCTGGGCCTCATCATTTTCCATTGGCGGCGCGCTTACCAGATCGGCAACCCCACCATCGATGCGGAGCACCACGAGCTCTTCAACCTCGTCAACAACCTGCTCCGCACGGGCTTGGCCACGGACACGCAGCCGCAGGCATTCCTGGCCTCGGCCGATGAATTGATACAGCACGTGCGCCAACACTTCTCCAGCGAGGAATCCGTGCTCGCGGCCAAAGGCTATTCCCGCCTCCAGGACCACGCCGACCTTCATCGGAAGTTGGTGGCGCGCGCGGAGGCATTGCGGCAGAAGATCGGCACCGGCGAGGTGGGCCTTGGGGACTGGCTGCAATTCCTCGCCAACGATCTGGTGATCGGCCACATCCTCAAAGAGGACCGCCAGTATGCCGGATTGTTCGAAGGGTGA